A region of the Candidatus Palauibacter soopunensis genome:
GGCGACCGAGATGCCGATGGAGCCGTGGCGGTGTGGGATTCTCCGTGGGGGCCGGGTCGGCCGGGCTGGCACCTCGAGTGCTCGGCGATGGCGATGCACCACCTGGGCGAAACGCTGGACATCCATACCGGAGGGGTCGACAACCTCTTCCCGCATCACACCAACGAGATCGCCCAGTCGGAAGGAGTGACGGGGAAGAAGTTCTCGGAGTTCTGGCTCCACGCCGAGCACCTGCTCGTGGAAGGCCGGAAGATGTCGAAGTCGCTCGGCAACTGCTTTACGATCCCGGAACTGGTCGACCGCGGACACGCGCCCTCCGCGATCCGGTATCTGCTGCTCAGCGGACATTACCGGGCCCAGCTGAACTTCACCTTCGACGGCCTGGAAGCCGCGGCGAAGGCCGTAACCCGCCTGTACGAGTTCAGGGACCGCGTACGCGCGGCCGGCGAGGCGGAGACCGATGCGTCGGCCGATCTCGAAGACGCCGCGACGCGAGCGCGCGCTGCGTTCGAGGCGGCGATGGACGACGATCTGAACGTGAGTGAAGCGCTTTCGGCGGTATTCGGGCTCGTTCGGGAGGCGAATCACCTGCTCGACCGCGTCCATCCTCGAGCCCCGGCGGGCGCGGAGACCGCCCTTGCCGTGATCGACGCGTTCGATCGCGTCTTCGGGGTGCTGGCCGTGCGGGGCCGCGAGTCATCCGGTGGCGATGACGAGCTCGTCGCGTGGGCCACGGCTCGCATCGGGGAACGTGAGCGCGCCCGTAAGAACCGGGACTTCGCGCGCGCCGACGCGATTCGCGCCGAACTCGAGGCCCGTGGCGTGATCGTGGAGGATCTGGCGGAGTTCACTCGCCTACGGATGGGGGGTCGCACGATCCAGGTGCCGCGCCCCCTCGGGGCGGCAAGATGAGGCGATGGCGCCCACGAACGGCAGCCGGATCGGGTGCCCGAAACCACCTTGACGGTCGGCCCCGCATGCCCCTATGTTAGAACGCTATTGTGCGGAAGGGTCGCTGGCGTAGCTCAACCGGTAGAGCGTCGGATTTGTAATCCGGAGGTTGTGGGTTCGAGCCCCACCGCCAGCTCGGTCGAGTCGGACGAACAGCCGCCCCGAAGCGGCGAACCCTGGAACTCATCGATCGGGCGTCGATCGGGCGCCAGGTACCGGCGGTGGGGTACCGAAGCGGCCAAACGGGGCAGACTGTAAATCTGCTGGCTTATGCCTTCGGAGGTTCGAATCCTCCCCCCACCACCTTCATGAGACCACTGACGAAACAAAGGGCGTAGCCCGCGCGCGAGCAAGAGGAGCGTCCGTCGCGGAGCCACTCCGCCGAACCCGTAGTCCGAGAGGAGAACGAGGGGCGATGGCGAAGGAAAAGTTCGAGCGAACGAAGCCGCATGTGAACGTGGGCACGATCGGTCACGTGGACCACGGGAAGACGACGCTGACGGCGGCGATCACGCAGGTGCAGGCTCAGAAGGGATACGGGGAGTACGTGGCGTTCGACCAGATCGACAAGGCTCCTGAGGAGCGTGAGCGCGGGATCACGATCGCGACGGCGCACGTGGAGTACGAGTCGGAGGGGCGTCATTACGCGCACGTGGACTGTCCGGGGCACGCGGACTACGTGAAGAACATGATCACGGGCGCGGCTCAGATGGACGGAGCGATCGTGGTGGTGTCGGCGGCGGACGGGCCGATGCCGCAGACGCGGGAGCACATTTTGTTGGCCCGCCAGGTGAACGTGCCGTACATCGTGGTGTTTTTGAACAAGGTGGACCAGGTCGACGACGAGGAGTTGCTGGACCTGGTGGAGCTGGAGGTTCGGGAGCTGTTGAGCGAGTACGAGTTTCCGGGCGATGACGTGCCGGTGGTACGGGGCTCTGCGCTCCATGCGTTGGAGAGCGGGGATCCGTCGGCTTCGGAGACGGCGTGCATCGGGGAGCTGATGGAGGCGCTGGACAGCTACATCCCGGTTCCGGAGCGTGCGACGGACAAGCCGTTCTTGATGCCTGTGGAGGACGTGTTCACGATCACGGGCCGGGGGACGGTGGTGACGGGTCGGATCGAGCGGGGGGTGGTGAAGACGGGCGAGGGCGTGGAGTTGGTGGGCCTGGGCTCGGAGAAGAAGACGGTGGTGACGGGTGTGGAGATGTTCCGGAAGATCCTGGACGAGGGCCAGGCGGGAGACAACGCGGGGCTTCTGCTGCGCGGGGTGGCGAAGACGGAGGTGGAGCGCGGGATGGTGGTCGCGCACCCTCAGTCGATCACGCCTCACCGGAAGTTTTCGGCGGAGGTGTACGTGCTGACGAAGAACGAGGGGGGACGGCATACGCCGTTCTTCAACGGATACCGTCCCCAGTTCTACTTCCGGACGACGGACGTGACGGGCTCGGCGGAGCTGCCCGAAGGGGTGGAGATGGTGATGCCGGGGGACAATGTGAATATGGCGGTGGAGCTGATCGCGCCGATCGCGATGGAGGAGAACCTCCGGTTCGCGATCCGCGAGGGAGGCCGGACGGTGGGCGCCGGGGTCGTCACCGCCATCCACGACTAGGAAACACAAATGAGGGTTCGGATTACGCTCGAATGTACGGAGTGCAAAGAGCGCAACTATTCGACGACGAAGAATCGGCGGACCCATCCGCAGCGGGCCGAACAGAAGAAGTACTGTCGCCGCTGTAACGGACACACAATGCACAAAGAAACACGATAAGGGGTTCGATTGGCCGGCATCGTCAGAAGAACCCAGGAGTTCGCGGAGCAGGTACAGGTCGAGATGCGTCGGGTCACGTGGCCCGACAAGGATCAGTTGCGCGGCGCAACGATCGGCATCCTGATCTTCGTCTTCATCATGGCCATCGTCATCGGGGCCATGGATTCGGTCTTCGCGGCGGCGGTGCGTTTCATCGTCCGGTCGTTCGGTGGTTGAGTCCGCGGGCGCGGGAGCCGCGCAGACCGGCCTTCCCGAGGACGCGCTGCGCTGGTACGCGCTGCAGACGTACTCGGGTCACGAGAAGAAGGTGAAGACGCTGCTGGAGCAGAAGATCCAGGAGTATGGGGATGAGCCTCCGATTCGCGAGGTCATCGTCCCCACGCAGGAGGTCGTCGAGATCAAGGGAGGGAAGCGCGTCAAGTCGACGAAGCGGCTCTACCCGGGCTACGTGCTGATTCAGATGCTGCTGGACCAGAACACGATGTACGTCGTGAACAACGTCCCCGGCGTCATCAAGTTCGTGGGGAGCGGGAAAGATCCCCAGCCGCTCAAGACCGAGGAGATGAACAAGATCCTCGGCATTGCGGATGAACTCGAGCAGGCGGGCCCGGAAACGGAGATCCCCTTCCGGCCGGGACAGGTCGTGGAAGTCATGGAAGGACCGTTCAGCGATTTCAGCGGAACGGTGGAAGAAGTGTTTGCGGAGAAGGGCAAGGTGCGCGTGCAGGTGAGCCTGTTCGGGCGCCCGACCTCGGTTGAACTGGACTACACGCAGCTGCAGGGGTTCTGATGCCGCCGACGAAACAGGTTACCGGATTCATCAAGCTGCAGATTCCGGGGGGGCAGGCGAATCCGGCCCCGCCCGTGGGTCCTGCCCTGGGCCAGCACGGCCTCAACATCATGGACTTCTGCAAGGCGTTCAACGCGCAGACGCAGCAGGAAGCCGGCACGATCATCCCCGTCGAGATCACGGTCTACAAGGACCGGACATTCAGCTTCATCACCAAGACGCCACCGGCGGTGGAGTTGCTCAAGAAGGAACTCGGTCTCGAGTCGGGCTCTCCGGTTCCGAACCGCGAGAAGGTCGGCAAGGTCACCGACGACCAGCTGCGCAGGATCGCCAGGATCAAGATGAAGGATCTCAACGCGGCCGATGAAGAGGCTGCGATGCGGATGATCGCGGGCACCGCACGATCCATGGGGATCGAGCGGGCCGACTGATCGGGAGAGATCGGGAAACATGCCGAAACGCGGCAAGAAATACCGCTCGGCCGTAGAGGCCGCTCCGTCGAACGGCGCCCTTGCGCCGCGCGAGGCGCTTGAGCGTGTGCGGAAAACGGCGTTCGCAAACTTCGACGAGACGGTCGAGGCCGCCGTGCGCCTCGGCGTGGACCCCCGCAAGGCGGACCAGATCGTGCGCGGCACGGTCATCCTGCCTGCAGGCACGGGACGCAAGGTGCGCGTGCTCGCCCTCGTGAAGGCGGACCGGGCGGCCGAGGCGACCGAGGCCGGCGCGGACTACGTGGGCACCGACTACATCGAGCAGATTCAGGAGGGTTGGCTCGATTTCGACGTGGCGATCGCGACGCCGGATCTTATGAAGGATGTTGCCAGGCTGGGCCGGATACTCGGCCCGCGTGGCCTCATGCCCACGCCGAAGGCCGGCACGGTCACCATGGACGTGAGTCGGGCCGTTCGCGAATCGAAGGCGGGCAAGATCGAATTCCGGGTGGACCGTACCGGCAACGTGCATGCGCCGATCGGAAAAGTGAGCTTCGAACTCGACCAGCTGAGCGAGAATCTCGATGCGCTCATGGACGAGATCGTGCGGTTGAAGCCCGCCGCGTCGAAGGGCCGGTATGTGAAGAGCGTGACCGTGACCAGCACGATGGGTCTCGGTGTTTCCGTCGACGAGGACCTGTACCGATAGATCCATGAGACTCGAAGAAAAGCAGCGCGTCACGCAGGAACTCACTGCGCAGATCGAAGAGAGCGGGACGATCTACCTGACCGACTTCACCGGTTTGAACGTGAAGGCGATCACGGATTTCCGAACGCGACTCCGAGACGAGGGCCTCAGCTATCGGGTCGTGAAGAACACCCTCATGAAGCGGGCGCTCGAGGATCTGGATCTCCCGGATCTGAGCGCTCACCTCGAGGGTCCGACGGGGCTCATCCTCAGCGACGCCGACCCGGTCGCGCCGGCCAGGGTGCTGAAGGAATTCGCGAAAGCGAACGAGGACCGGCCGGTGGTGAAGGTCGGCGTCATCAATCGGGTGGAAACGTCGCCGGAGGAAGTGAGGCGCATCGCCGATCTTCCCGCGCGCGAGGTTCTGCTCGGCAGCATCGCGGGCGGGCTCACGGCGAGCGTCGGCGGCATCGCCGGCGCGCTGAATGCGCTCTTCCGCGACATCGCAGACATGATCGAACAGGTCGGAAGGAAGAACGAGTCCGCCTGAGGTGGGGCGCATGCCCGTGACGTGCGGGCGTGCGGAATGCATACAGGATCCAGGGAACGGAAGAACATGTCCAAAATCGACGATCTTCTGCAGCAGATCGGCTCGCTGACGGTGCTCGAAGCCGCCGAGCTGAAAGACAAGATGGAGGAAACCTTCGGCGTGTCGGCCGCTGCGCCTGTCGCCGTCGCCGCCGCTCCCGGTGGCGGAGGGGACGCCGCCGAGGAGGAGCAGACGGAGTTCGATGTCGTCCTCACGGCGGTGGGCAGCAAGAAGATCCAGGTGATCAAAGTCGTGCGCGAAGTGACGAGCCTGGGTCTCAAGGAGGCGAAAGCCGTCGTCGACAACGCCCCCGGACCCGTCAAGGAAGGCGTGTCCAAGGAGGAGGCGGAGGAGATCAAGGCCAAGCTCGAAGAGCAGGGCGCCACGGCGGATCTCAAGTAGCCACGCTGAAGAGCGTGGCAGGCCCCGGCGTCGATCATCCGATCGGTCCCGGACTGCGGAGATGCCGCAGCCGAGCCGATGACGCGGGAGTCCGACCTCACACCGTGCACGGACCGGCGCGACCGCCCACGGGCGGTCCCCGGCATTTGCGCATCTCCCATGTACTCGCGGGGTTCCCCGCGGGAGGTACGATTTGACGGCCAACGGCAGACCTGCGGTCTCGTTCGACAAGCTCGCCCGCCCGATGCACATGCCGCATTTCCTGGATGTGCAGCGAGAGGCGTTCGAGCGTCTGCTGCAGTCGAAGGCGATCGAAGAGGAGCGCCGGGACCTCGGTCTCGAGCGTGTTTTTCGGGAGATCTTCCCGATTACGGACGTCAACGAGAACTTCTCGCTGGAGTTCGTCAGCTACTCTCTCGGAGAGCCGAAGTACGAGGTCGAGGAGTGCATCGAGCGCGACATGACCTACTCCGCGCCGCTGAAGGCGCGGCTCCGGCTGGTCATCTTCGAGACGGTCGGGAAGGACGACGAAAAGCGTCCGGGCGACATCCTGGAGAAGGAAGTCTATCTCGGGGATCTGCCGCTCCTGACGGAGCAGGGAACGTTCGTCGTGAACGGAGCGGAGCGGGTCATCGTGAGCCAGCTTCATCGTTCCCCCGGCGTCGTGTTCGAAGAGACGCTGCACCCCAACGGCACGCGGCTTTTTTCGTCCCGGATCATCCCGTTCCGCGGATCCTGGGTCGAATTCACCCTCGACATCCACGACGTGATCCACGTCCACATCGACAAGAAGAAGAAATTCCCCGCCACCGCACTGCTGAGGGCGTTCGGCTATGGGCGGGACGTGGACATCCTCGAATGTTTCTGCCGACGCCGGCTCGTGCGGATCGACGCGGAGAATGACGAGGAGTCGTCGACGCATCGCGAGGTCACGGGCACGCTGGTGGCTCGGAGCATCGCGAACCCCGACTTCGGGGAGGATCCAGAAGCGCTGGAACTGCGCGGCTACGAGCCCGCTCCGGACGCGCCGCACTGGCTGGCGGACGATCTTCCCGGCGCGGATGGCGGGGAGCCGGTTGCGGCCCTCGGCGATCGGCTCGACGCGGAGTTGATTCAGCGCATCCTCGACCAGGAGATCACAAGTGTCGAGGTGTTCGGAGAGGACGACGCCTTCATCGTGCGCCGCGGGGAGCTGTTGGGCGAGGAAGCCCTCGAACGCCTCGTGCGCGCGGGCGTGTCGGAGGTCGAGGTGTACTCGAGCGCGACGTTCGTACCGCTGCGCGGGACCTACGAGGATCTCGCGATGCGCCGCGACTGGAGTTCGAGTCCGCAACTCGCCGCCGACGTCGTGGCCGAGGACACCGGAGAAGTCCTGGCCGAGAAGGGCGCGCGCTTCGATTCGAGCCTGTTCGCCAAGCTCAAGGCGGAGAAGGCCCGCGAGGCTCTCGTGTTCACGGGTGGTCCGCGCGGGGAGTCCCCGCTGCTGCGCAATACGCTCGCGAAGGATCCGACGGCGAGCGAGGCGGCCGCGCTGCACTCCATCTATTCTCTCGTCCGGCCCGGCGAGGCGCCGAACCTGGCGACGGCCCGGGGCGCGCTCGATCGGCTCTTCTTCAACCCCAAGCGATACGACCTGGGTCGGGTGGGGCGACACAAGATCAACCACCGGCTCAAGGACGTGTACCGGCTGCTCGGCCTCGATATCCCCGCGGGCGATCTCGTGGTGCTGGACCCGTCCGACTTCGTGGCGATCGTCCGCTACCTGGTCGAACTGCACGAGGGCCGCGGATACACGGACGACATCGACCACCTGGGGAACCGCCGCGTACGGTCCATCGGCGAACTCATCGCGAACCAGTTTTCCGTCGGACTGTCGCGCATGGCCCGCCTGGTGCGGGAGCGGATGTCGATCAACAGCGACCCCGAGAAGATTTCCATCGACGACCTCGTGAACGCGCGCACGGTAAGCGCCGTCATCCAGGCCTTCTTCGGGAGTTCGCAGCTGAGCCAGTTCATGGACCAGACGAACCCGCTCTCGGAACTCACGCACAAGCGACGCCTGAGCGCGCTGGGTCCGGGTGGGCTGACGCGGGAGCGCGCGGGCTTCGAAGTGCGGGACGTGCACTACTCGCACTACGGTCGGATGTGTCCGATCGAGACCCCGGAGGGCCCGAACATCGGGCTCATCACCTCGGTGACCACATACTCCCGTCTGAACGAGCTGGGCTTCCTCGAAACCCCCTATCGCAGGGTGGTCAACGAGCGGGTCTCGCAGGACGAAATCGTCTGGCTCTCGGCGAGCGAGGAGGAGGAGTACTCGGTCGCGCAGGCGAACGCCGAACTCAACCCCGACGGGACGTTCGCCCGCTCGCTCGTCCTCTGTCGGCGGCGTGACGACTATCCGCTGCTGCCGCCGGACGAGATCGACTTCATGGATGTCGCGCCCGATCAGTTGGTGGCGGTGTCGCCGGCGCTCATTCCGTTCCTCGAGCACGATGACGCGAACCGGGCGCTGATGGGATCGAACATGCAGCGGCAGGCCGTGCCGCTTCTCTTCCCGGAGCGTCCGCTCGTGGGTACGGGTCTGGAGGGCAAGGTGGCCCGGGACTCCGGCGCAGTGGTGCTTGCTCGCCGCGCCGGGACGGTGACTCGGGTCACGGCGGACGAAGTCGAGGTCGACACCGGCAAGCCCCGCCGGGCGGCCGGCGAGATCCCTCTCGCCCGCCTTACGCAGTACGACTCCTATCGGCTCAGGAAGTTCTGGCGCACGAATCAGGACACGGCGATCAACCAGCGGCCGATCGTCCGGGTCGGGGACCGCGTGGAAGCGGGCGATGTGATCGCGGACGGCGCCGGCACCGACGGCGGTTCGCTCGCGCTCGGCCGCAACGCGCTCGTCGCTTTCATGCCATGGTTCGGACACAATTTCGAGGACGCCATCGTGATCAGCGAGAAGCTGGTCAAGGGAGACGTCTACACGTCGGTCCACATCCAGGAACTCGAACTCCACGTCCGGGACACGAAACGCGGGATGGAGGAGATCACGCGCGAGATCCCCAACGTGGCCGAGGAAGCGCTCGTCGACCTCGACGACCGGGGGATCGTCCGCATCGGCGCCGCGGTTCGCTCGGGAGACATCCTCGTCGGCAAGATCACGCCGAAGGGGGAGACCGAGCTTTCCCCGGAAGAAAAGCTGCTGACGGCGATCTTCGGGGAGAAGGCGAAGGATGTGAAGGACAGCTCGCTGCGCGTTCCCCCGGGCGTTGAAGGGACCGTGATCGACGTCAAGATCTTCTCGAGGCGAATCGACGATCCGCTGCTGGAACGGGAGCACGGCGAGCGAATCGCTGAACTGCGCGAAGGCGAGCGCGAAGAGATCGCACGGGTGATGGAGGCCCGGGACGAGGAGATCCTGGAACTGCTTCAGGGGGAGACGGTGGTGCTGTGCCTCGGCCGGGGCTCCCTCGAACCGTTGTTCGCCGAGGGCACGAAGCTGACGAAGACGAAGCTTCGGAGCATCGACCTGGGAGAGATTGACCTCTCGACGCTGAAGGTGAAGACGGAGAAGTCGAACGACCTGATCCGCCGCGTGGAGGCCGAGGCTCGCATGCGAGTGGAACGGATACGCGAGCGCACGGAAGAGGGAATCGACAAGATCTTCCAGCCCGACGAGTTGTCCCCGGGCGTCGTCCAGCTCGTGAAGGTCTACCTTGCGGAGAAGCGAAAGATCTCGGTGGGAGACAAGATGGCCGGCCGGCACGGGAACAAGGGCATCATCGCCCGCGTGGTTCCCGAAGAGGACATGCCGGTCCTGCCCGACGGACAGTCCATCGAGATCGTACTCAACCCGCTCGGCGTACCGAGCCGGATGAACGTGGGTCAGATTCTCGAGACCACGCTGGGTTGGGCGGCCCGGGCTCTCGGCTTCGAGGCGAATACGCCCGTCTTCCAGGGAGCGACCGAGCATGAGATCGGCGCTCTCCTGAAGATCGGGGGCGCCTACTGGGCGGCTCGCACGCTCGGATCGGACGTGGAACCGCCCGAACTCTCCTACGAGACGATTCAGACGCTCGTCAACGAGATTCAGGCCCGGGCCGGAGACGATCCGGTTTCGGATGACCCGGCCAGTCTCGGACGCACGCTCGACGCCTATCTCGAGGGAGGAGGCGAACTTGCCTCGTACCTGCGGAGCCTGGCCTCCTTCGTCCTGCGCGTCGTGCGCGATGTTTCGGGTGCGACTACGGCGGCGAAGCTGGAGTCCGAGGGCTGGCCGAAGACCGCCGCGCTCTCGGGGCGGCGCAGGATCACCTCGGGCGTGGACGCGGCCGTCGTCGAGCTCATGGAGCGCGCGGGGCTGCGTTCGAACGGCAAGATGAGGCTGCGCGACGGTCGCACGGGCGATGAGTTCGTGGCGGATATCGCGGTCGGCGAGATCTACATGATGAAGCTCTCACACCTCGTCGACGACAAGATCCACGCACGCTCCATCGGTCCGTACAGCCTTGTCACGCAGCAGCCGCTGGCCGGCAAGGCGCAGTTCGGAGGGCAGCGCTTCGGCGAGATGGAGGTGTGGGCGCTGGAAGCCTACGGCGCGGCCCACACGCTGCAGG
Encoded here:
- the cysS gene encoding cysteine--tRNA ligase — translated: MSLRLYDSLTRRLRAFKTVEAGRVRMYNCGPTVYDRAHIGNFRAFTWEDLLRRYLRFKGYDVCQVMNLTDVDDRTIAAASARGVPLADVTDPVIEMFLEDWDTLGLEEPEHRPRATRFVDGMIRLVEALSERGLTYESEGSVYFAIGRSPEYGRLAGIDAKGLTAAGRAAGDEEYDKDDPRDFVLWKGGDRDADGAVAVWDSPWGPGRPGWHLECSAMAMHHLGETLDIHTGGVDNLFPHHTNEIAQSEGVTGKKFSEFWLHAEHLLVEGRKMSKSLGNCFTIPELVDRGHAPSAIRYLLLSGHYRAQLNFTFDGLEAAAKAVTRLYEFRDRVRAAGEAETDASADLEDAATRARAAFEAAMDDDLNVSEALSAVFGLVREANHLLDRVHPRAPAGAETALAVIDAFDRVFGVLAVRGRESSGGDDELVAWATARIGERERARKNRDFARADAIRAELEARGVIVEDLAEFTRLRMGGRTIQVPRPLGAAR
- the tuf gene encoding elongation factor Tu — translated: MAKEKFERTKPHVNVGTIGHVDHGKTTLTAAITQVQAQKGYGEYVAFDQIDKAPEERERGITIATAHVEYESEGRHYAHVDCPGHADYVKNMITGAAQMDGAIVVVSAADGPMPQTREHILLARQVNVPYIVVFLNKVDQVDDEELLDLVELEVRELLSEYEFPGDDVPVVRGSALHALESGDPSASETACIGELMEALDSYIPVPERATDKPFLMPVEDVFTITGRGTVVTGRIERGVVKTGEGVELVGLGSEKKTVVTGVEMFRKILDEGQAGDNAGLLLRGVAKTEVERGMVVAHPQSITPHRKFSAEVYVLTKNEGGRHTPFFNGYRPQFYFRTTDVTGSAELPEGVEMVMPGDNVNMAVELIAPIAMEENLRFAIREGGRTVGAGVVTAIHD
- the rpmG gene encoding 50S ribosomal protein L33; protein product: MRVRITLECTECKERNYSTTKNRRTHPQRAEQKKYCRRCNGHTMHKETR
- the secE gene encoding preprotein translocase subunit SecE yields the protein MAGIVRRTQEFAEQVQVEMRRVTWPDKDQLRGATIGILIFVFIMAIVIGAMDSVFAAAVRFIVRSFGG
- the nusG gene encoding transcription termination/antitermination protein NusG, with the translated sequence MVESAGAGAAQTGLPEDALRWYALQTYSGHEKKVKTLLEQKIQEYGDEPPIREVIVPTQEVVEIKGGKRVKSTKRLYPGYVLIQMLLDQNTMYVVNNVPGVIKFVGSGKDPQPLKTEEMNKILGIADELEQAGPETEIPFRPGQVVEVMEGPFSDFSGTVEEVFAEKGKVRVQVSLFGRPTSVELDYTQLQGF
- the rplK gene encoding 50S ribosomal protein L11, whose product is MPPTKQVTGFIKLQIPGGQANPAPPVGPALGQHGLNIMDFCKAFNAQTQQEAGTIIPVEITVYKDRTFSFITKTPPAVELLKKELGLESGSPVPNREKVGKVTDDQLRRIARIKMKDLNAADEEAAMRMIAGTARSMGIERAD
- the rplA gene encoding 50S ribosomal protein L1 yields the protein MPKRGKKYRSAVEAAPSNGALAPREALERVRKTAFANFDETVEAAVRLGVDPRKADQIVRGTVILPAGTGRKVRVLALVKADRAAEATEAGADYVGTDYIEQIQEGWLDFDVAIATPDLMKDVARLGRILGPRGLMPTPKAGTVTMDVSRAVRESKAGKIEFRVDRTGNVHAPIGKVSFELDQLSENLDALMDEIVRLKPAASKGRYVKSVTVTSTMGLGVSVDEDLYR
- the rplJ gene encoding 50S ribosomal protein L10, which translates into the protein MRLEEKQRVTQELTAQIEESGTIYLTDFTGLNVKAITDFRTRLRDEGLSYRVVKNTLMKRALEDLDLPDLSAHLEGPTGLILSDADPVAPARVLKEFAKANEDRPVVKVGVINRVETSPEEVRRIADLPAREVLLGSIAGGLTASVGGIAGALNALFRDIADMIEQVGRKNESA
- the rplL gene encoding 50S ribosomal protein L7/L12 codes for the protein MSKIDDLLQQIGSLTVLEAAELKDKMEETFGVSAAAPVAVAAAPGGGGDAAEEEQTEFDVVLTAVGSKKIQVIKVVREVTSLGLKEAKAVVDNAPGPVKEGVSKEEAEEIKAKLEEQGATADLK
- the rpoB gene encoding DNA-directed RNA polymerase subunit beta; the protein is MTANGRPAVSFDKLARPMHMPHFLDVQREAFERLLQSKAIEEERRDLGLERVFREIFPITDVNENFSLEFVSYSLGEPKYEVEECIERDMTYSAPLKARLRLVIFETVGKDDEKRPGDILEKEVYLGDLPLLTEQGTFVVNGAERVIVSQLHRSPGVVFEETLHPNGTRLFSSRIIPFRGSWVEFTLDIHDVIHVHIDKKKKFPATALLRAFGYGRDVDILECFCRRRLVRIDAENDEESSTHREVTGTLVARSIANPDFGEDPEALELRGYEPAPDAPHWLADDLPGADGGEPVAALGDRLDAELIQRILDQEITSVEVFGEDDAFIVRRGELLGEEALERLVRAGVSEVEVYSSATFVPLRGTYEDLAMRRDWSSSPQLAADVVAEDTGEVLAEKGARFDSSLFAKLKAEKAREALVFTGGPRGESPLLRNTLAKDPTASEAAALHSIYSLVRPGEAPNLATARGALDRLFFNPKRYDLGRVGRHKINHRLKDVYRLLGLDIPAGDLVVLDPSDFVAIVRYLVELHEGRGYTDDIDHLGNRRVRSIGELIANQFSVGLSRMARLVRERMSINSDPEKISIDDLVNARTVSAVIQAFFGSSQLSQFMDQTNPLSELTHKRRLSALGPGGLTRERAGFEVRDVHYSHYGRMCPIETPEGPNIGLITSVTTYSRLNELGFLETPYRRVVNERVSQDEIVWLSASEEEEYSVAQANAELNPDGTFARSLVLCRRRDDYPLLPPDEIDFMDVAPDQLVAVSPALIPFLEHDDANRALMGSNMQRQAVPLLFPERPLVGTGLEGKVARDSGAVVLARRAGTVTRVTADEVEVDTGKPRRAAGEIPLARLTQYDSYRLRKFWRTNQDTAINQRPIVRVGDRVEAGDVIADGAGTDGGSLALGRNALVAFMPWFGHNFEDAIVISEKLVKGDVYTSVHIQELELHVRDTKRGMEEITREIPNVAEEALVDLDDRGIVRIGAAVRSGDILVGKITPKGETELSPEEKLLTAIFGEKAKDVKDSSLRVPPGVEGTVIDVKIFSRRIDDPLLEREHGERIAELREGEREEIARVMEARDEEILELLQGETVVLCLGRGSLEPLFAEGTKLTKTKLRSIDLGEIDLSTLKVKTEKSNDLIRRVEAEARMRVERIRERTEEGIDKIFQPDELSPGVVQLVKVYLAEKRKISVGDKMAGRHGNKGIIARVVPEEDMPVLPDGQSIEIVLNPLGVPSRMNVGQILETTLGWAARALGFEANTPVFQGATEHEIGALLKIGGAYWAARTLGSDVEPPELSYETIQTLVNEIQARAGDDPVSDDPASLGRTLDAYLEGGGELASYLRSLASFVLRVVRDVSGATTAAKLESEGWPKTAALSGRRRITSGVDAAVVELMERAGLRSNGKMRLRDGRTGDEFVADIAVGEIYMMKLSHLVDDKIHARSIGPYSLVTQQPLAGKAQFGGQRFGEMEVWALEAYGAAHTLQEMLTVKSDDVTGRSRVYEAIVKGDNLPKPGVPESFNVLVKELQALGLSVTLGGDESEPLF